The following proteins come from a genomic window of Neptunomonas concharum:
- a CDS encoding primosomal protein N' translates to MKILRVAIPSPLRKLFDYLPPIDCKTDTLERGLRVRITFGRREVIGLILEITDKTDVPLSKLKSALEVLDQQPLQPNYILDLAIWAADYYQYPIGEAALQSLPTYLRKGGLNEPSHTFIWKAVPPFTVDDISQRANQQRDLFKLITEHPHGISKEAIKAEGGATQLLSTLLEKGLIKQERLVHALPAAEHLLKEAPLTLNTEQSTALKKITSQQGFNAFLLDGITGSGKTEVYLQAIHHYLKQNLQALILVPEIGLTPQTVHRFQSRFRVPVAVLHSGLTDKQRFDAWAQATQGEAPIVIGTRSAIFTPLKSPGIIILDEEHDSSFKQQEGFRYSARDLAVVRAHAEQVPIILGSATPSLESLQNCVLSRYQHLTLKTRAGNANAPGFQLLDIKKQPLNNGLSAALLEAIRTHLNQGTQVLVFINRRGFSPSLICHDCGWLAECRRCDARMTLHHSPAHLHCHHCDSQRPVPKQCDHCGSQDLKPVGAGTERTEQTLAGLFPDTPVIRVDRDSTSRKGAMSKIMDKVNTGAPCILVGTQMLAKGHHFPKVTLVAILDADAGLFSTDFRGMERTAQMIIQVAGRAGRADHPGSVILQTHHGDHPLLTLLTTQGYEKFALEELTQRQKFQLPPFCYLAIIRAEATQSGRAEAFLQSMREQQTNFPESIQWSGPFPSPMEKKAGVFRAQLLLSATNRPLLQNTLSRLCLLLTDHPLANRVRWSIDVDPYDLN, encoded by the coding sequence ATGAAAATTCTTCGCGTCGCCATTCCCTCTCCTTTGAGGAAGCTGTTCGACTACTTACCGCCTATCGATTGCAAAACCGATACACTGGAAAGAGGCTTACGAGTGCGCATCACCTTTGGGCGACGAGAAGTGATTGGCCTTATTTTAGAGATAACCGATAAAACCGATGTTCCTCTTTCAAAACTTAAATCTGCGCTTGAAGTTCTGGATCAGCAACCGTTACAGCCCAATTATATTTTAGATTTGGCGATCTGGGCAGCTGACTACTATCAATACCCTATAGGTGAAGCCGCCTTACAGTCGCTCCCTACTTATTTGCGCAAAGGCGGCCTTAACGAACCCAGTCATACCTTTATTTGGAAAGCTGTACCACCTTTTACCGTTGATGACATCTCCCAAAGAGCCAATCAACAAAGAGATCTATTTAAACTTATTACAGAACACCCTCATGGCATCAGCAAAGAAGCCATAAAAGCGGAAGGCGGCGCTACACAACTTCTATCTACGTTACTTGAAAAAGGGCTCATCAAACAGGAGCGCTTAGTTCATGCACTCCCCGCTGCAGAGCACCTGCTCAAAGAAGCCCCCCTTACCTTAAACACCGAGCAATCCACAGCCCTGAAAAAGATCACTTCGCAACAAGGTTTCAACGCTTTTTTGCTCGATGGCATTACCGGCTCAGGAAAAACAGAAGTCTACCTTCAAGCCATTCACCACTATTTAAAACAGAACTTGCAAGCACTCATCCTTGTTCCAGAGATAGGCTTAACCCCACAAACCGTACATCGATTTCAGAGTCGATTTCGTGTACCCGTGGCCGTTCTCCACTCAGGCTTAACCGACAAGCAGCGTTTTGATGCATGGGCCCAAGCAACGCAGGGAGAAGCCCCTATCGTGATTGGAACACGCTCAGCTATTTTCACGCCCCTTAAATCACCCGGCATTATTATTCTGGACGAGGAACACGACTCCTCTTTCAAACAACAAGAAGGCTTTCGTTATTCAGCAAGAGATCTGGCTGTCGTTAGAGCACACGCCGAGCAGGTCCCTATCATTCTTGGCAGCGCAACACCTTCACTAGAGTCATTACAAAATTGTGTGCTAAGCCGCTATCAGCATCTCACTCTGAAGACGCGTGCAGGCAATGCAAATGCTCCCGGCTTTCAGCTATTAGATATCAAAAAACAACCACTAAATAACGGTTTATCCGCCGCTTTACTTGAAGCGATCCGTACTCACCTGAACCAGGGCACTCAAGTACTGGTATTTATTAATCGTCGCGGGTTTTCTCCGAGCCTGATTTGCCACGACTGCGGCTGGCTGGCCGAGTGCCGCCGTTGTGATGCGCGTATGACACTGCATCATTCTCCTGCGCACTTGCATTGTCATCACTGCGATAGTCAACGTCCCGTCCCAAAACAGTGCGACCACTGCGGTAGCCAAGACCTAAAACCTGTAGGAGCAGGCACCGAGCGAACAGAACAAACACTCGCGGGCTTATTCCCCGATACTCCTGTTATTCGGGTGGACAGAGACAGCACATCCCGAAAGGGCGCCATGTCTAAAATTATGGATAAGGTCAACACCGGTGCACCCTGCATTCTGGTGGGCACACAAATGCTGGCTAAAGGACACCACTTCCCCAAGGTTACTTTAGTCGCCATTCTCGATGCCGACGCCGGATTATTTAGTACGGATTTTCGAGGCATGGAACGGACTGCACAAATGATCATTCAAGTAGCTGGCCGTGCAGGACGCGCAGACCATCCTGGGAGCGTCATTTTACAAACTCACCATGGTGACCACCCACTACTCACACTGCTTACCACCCAAGGCTACGAAAAATTTGCACTAGAAGAACTAACACAACGACAAAAGTTCCAGCTCCCACCTTTTTGCTATTTAGCTATTATTCGAGCAGAAGCTACGCAATCAGGCAGAGCAGAAGCTTTTTTACAAAGCATGAGAGAGCAACAGACTAACTTCCCTGAATCCATCCAGTGGAGCGGTCCGTTCCCATCTCCTATGGAGAAAAAAGCGGGCGTATTCAGAGCACAGTTACTTCTCTCAGCAACGAATCGCCCTTTGCTGCAAAATACACTAAGTCGTCTATGCTTATTACTAACCGATCACCCTTTGGCAAATCGAGTTCGATGGTCGATTGATGTCGACCCTTACGACCTTAACTGA
- a CDS encoding SPOR domain-containing protein, whose protein sequence is MASRKDFVQKSRKRSAASPSRPAAKPRTKPAPAPPKRKPWKLALLSLLALAGLVYILNQLISVTPQTQPVAIQKHSDSTSQKPIAQKPQPVKTQTTTKAPAPKPQQKPAPAASADSNATPVVENSTPASEESVGNKYEFYELLRKNEVTPSKVEAYKSTPKDAKLDKRYVLQAGSFRSESDAEKMRAQLLLSGLPNVHTNKSDGQNGVWYRVRVGPFDNRSAMNKAHDKLARLNINAMTIRIE, encoded by the coding sequence ATGGCTTCACGCAAAGATTTTGTCCAAAAGTCCCGAAAACGCTCAGCGGCCAGCCCTTCTCGGCCAGCTGCTAAACCTAGGACAAAACCCGCGCCCGCTCCACCAAAGCGTAAGCCATGGAAACTCGCTTTATTAAGCCTGCTAGCATTGGCAGGCTTAGTCTATATTCTTAATCAGCTTATCAGTGTCACTCCACAGACTCAGCCTGTCGCGATACAAAAACACTCTGACAGCACATCCCAGAAGCCTATTGCTCAAAAACCACAACCAGTAAAAACACAAACCACAACTAAAGCACCCGCTCCCAAACCACAACAAAAGCCTGCCCCTGCTGCAAGTGCAGACTCGAACGCAACGCCCGTTGTTGAAAACTCAACACCAGCCAGCGAAGAAAGCGTCGGCAATAAATATGAATTCTATGAGCTATTACGTAAAAACGAGGTCACTCCTTCAAAAGTAGAAGCTTATAAATCAACCCCCAAAGATGCCAAGCTGGATAAGCGTTATGTTCTACAAGCGGGCTCATTTAGAAGTGAGTCTGATGCTGAAAAGATGCGGGCACAACTCCTGTTATCCGGACTACCGAACGTACATACCAACAAATCGGATGGGCAAAACGGTGTTTGGTATCGCGTTAGAGTGGGGCCATTTGACAACCGCTCGGCGATGAATAAAGCCCACGACAAACTCGCTCGCCTAAACATTAATGCGATGACAATACGCATAGAATAA
- a CDS encoding HAMP domain-containing methyl-accepting chemotaxis protein, with translation MNISKKIILGFAVLAITILIVGTGGIQGISEINKQLHVVSNQSIPQLTGSYQQTLALNQANQSLLKYLNSREDNFQIHSENFEKQYSNFKAALEQLKSTQQEGSELFSALSKTQDAAQRYAETAQQVQVLHGERTLLSSEIITETQMFQAQIDSMSNWGQRYLTTNPPQDALDSIRVLMRTVNRVRLATRIYQKTNNIDTLKKTALKLKKLLRENYQAFLSFDKEAERIEGIIVGIESSINEEIGLLGVYIRQDDTSKRLQIKMEEAESHLNNAETALGEVLSLSYQQTESAQTQAAGTIKTSQALIYGLSAAGLLIALLVGWIVFNAIRRPLTVIQTQLTSVGGGDLTVRFDDQRKDEFGELGGSLNTVVSGLQDILQQVINNSQELSRVAEDNANISREAKAAMAEQSQQLEMTSSAATEMENTVSEVSHHSDSTLSAVQHCEELSSDVDNKMELTRSSITSQASVIEEAVNASNELEQDSKKIDTILETINTIAEQTNLLALNAAIEAARAGDHGRGFAVVADEVRQLASRTQNSTEEIQSMVGSMQMRIRSVAGRMHESHDQATECVEYAQSSSDALKAMRAAIETIRDMNTHIAEAASQQSTAVQEVSRTLVSINHAATETAEGASKASESSSTLLRIAKIQRELIQRFRI, from the coding sequence ATGAATATATCAAAGAAGATCATTCTGGGTTTTGCTGTTCTTGCCATCACAATACTGATCGTAGGGACAGGAGGGATTCAAGGCATTAGCGAGATCAACAAGCAATTGCACGTTGTATCCAATCAATCAATTCCTCAATTGACGGGTAGCTACCAGCAAACGTTAGCGCTCAACCAAGCCAACCAGTCTCTACTCAAATACCTGAACAGCCGAGAAGATAATTTCCAGATACACAGCGAAAATTTTGAGAAGCAATACAGCAATTTCAAGGCAGCGTTGGAACAGCTGAAGAGCACGCAACAGGAAGGCAGTGAGCTCTTCAGCGCTCTCAGCAAAACACAAGATGCTGCACAAAGATATGCCGAAACCGCTCAGCAGGTTCAAGTACTACATGGTGAACGAACACTGTTAAGTAGCGAAATTATTACCGAAACCCAGATGTTCCAAGCACAAATTGACTCGATGTCTAACTGGGGGCAACGCTACCTCACAACCAATCCTCCTCAAGATGCACTTGATAGTATTCGCGTGCTCATGAGAACCGTAAATCGCGTGAGACTTGCCACACGGATATATCAAAAAACCAACAACATCGACACCCTCAAAAAAACAGCACTTAAGCTAAAAAAGCTATTACGCGAAAACTATCAGGCCTTTCTATCATTTGACAAAGAAGCTGAACGCATAGAGGGCATTATTGTTGGCATTGAAAGCTCCATCAATGAAGAGATCGGCCTGTTAGGTGTATATATCCGCCAAGACGATACCAGTAAGCGCCTCCAAATTAAGATGGAAGAAGCAGAATCTCATTTAAACAATGCAGAAACAGCACTAGGTGAAGTACTTAGCCTTTCATATCAACAAACAGAAAGCGCACAAACTCAGGCGGCAGGCACGATCAAAACCAGCCAAGCTCTCATTTATGGTTTGAGTGCTGCAGGCTTATTAATCGCACTACTTGTTGGCTGGATCGTCTTTAATGCCATTCGCAGGCCTCTGACCGTTATACAAACGCAGTTAACTTCTGTAGGCGGTGGCGATTTAACGGTTCGCTTTGATGATCAACGCAAGGACGAGTTTGGCGAGCTCGGCGGCAGTTTGAATACCGTTGTCAGCGGGCTGCAAGATATCCTTCAACAAGTTATTAACAACTCACAAGAACTTTCGCGAGTCGCCGAAGACAATGCCAATATCAGCCGGGAAGCAAAAGCAGCCATGGCGGAACAAAGCCAGCAACTGGAAATGACCTCATCTGCTGCAACGGAGATGGAAAATACCGTATCAGAAGTTTCTCACCACTCAGACTCTACACTGTCGGCCGTGCAACATTGCGAAGAACTCAGCAGTGACGTAGACAACAAAATGGAGCTCACCCGTTCAAGCATTACCTCCCAAGCCTCCGTTATAGAAGAAGCCGTCAATGCATCCAACGAGCTGGAGCAAGATAGCAAGAAGATCGACACCATATTAGAAACGATCAACACCATCGCAGAACAAACCAACCTACTTGCCCTTAATGCTGCCATAGAGGCCGCTCGGGCCGGGGACCATGGTCGCGGATTCGCCGTAGTAGCTGATGAAGTCAGACAGCTTGCCAGCCGTACACAAAACTCCACAGAAGAGATTCAATCTATGGTCGGCAGCATGCAGATGCGGATTCGAAGTGTCGCCGGGCGTATGCATGAAAGCCACGACCAAGCAACGGAATGTGTTGAGTATGCTCAATCCTCCAGCGATGCGCTAAAAGCGATGCGCGCGGCCATAGAGACGATTCGAGATATGAATACCCACATTGCAGAAGCCGCCTCTCAGCAAAGTACGGCCGTACAAGAAGTAAGCCGAACGCTGGTCAGCATCAACCATGCCGCAACCGAGACGGCTGAGGGCGCATCCAAAGCATCAGAAAGCAGCTCAACCTTATTAAGAATTGCCAAGATACAACGAGAACTGATCCAAAGGTTCAGAATCTAA
- the hslU gene encoding HslU--HslV peptidase ATPase subunit, whose product MSNMTPREIVHELDRHIVGQQDAKRSVAIALRNRWRRMQLNEELRAEVTPKNILMIGPTGVGKTEIARRLAKLANAPFIKVEATKFTEVGYVGRDVETIVRDLIDMAVKMIREQETEKVRFRAEDAAEERILDALLPPARTDFGAAESTHKTDNATRQVFRKKLREGQLDDKEIDIDIAPPKVGVEIMAPPGMEEMTNQLQSMFSNLGGGQKQSRRMPVKEALKLLIEEEAAGLIKEEDIKQNAVELVEQNGIVFLDEIDKVCKRADAGGADVSREGVQRDLLPLIEGSTVNTKYGMVKTDHILFIASGAFHLARPSDLIPELQGRLPIRVELSALTPEDFRRILTEPSASLTAQYTALLKTEGVDVSFTDDGIARIAELAFQVNESTENIGARRLHTMMERLLEDLSYHASDEAGKQIIIDTDYVNSQLGELSQDEDLSHYIL is encoded by the coding sequence ATGTCAAATATGACACCCCGTGAGATCGTTCACGAACTGGATCGCCATATCGTTGGCCAACAGGATGCCAAACGCTCTGTTGCGATTGCCCTGCGCAACCGTTGGCGCAGAATGCAGCTTAATGAAGAGCTTCGCGCTGAGGTCACCCCGAAGAATATTTTAATGATTGGGCCAACAGGCGTCGGTAAAACCGAGATTGCCCGCCGTCTGGCAAAATTAGCGAACGCCCCCTTTATTAAGGTGGAGGCCACAAAATTCACCGAAGTAGGTTACGTAGGCCGTGATGTTGAAACGATCGTTAGGGATCTTATCGACATGGCCGTGAAGATGATTCGCGAGCAGGAAACCGAAAAAGTGCGCTTTCGTGCAGAAGATGCAGCAGAAGAGCGCATCCTAGACGCACTGCTTCCACCAGCAAGAACAGACTTCGGTGCTGCAGAGTCCACCCATAAAACTGACAACGCTACCCGTCAGGTCTTCCGTAAAAAGTTACGTGAAGGGCAGTTAGACGACAAAGAGATCGACATTGACATTGCGCCACCCAAAGTTGGTGTCGAAATCATGGCACCTCCCGGCATGGAAGAGATGACCAATCAACTGCAAAGCATGTTCTCTAATTTAGGCGGAGGTCAAAAGCAAAGTCGCCGCATGCCGGTTAAAGAAGCTCTGAAACTCCTGATAGAAGAAGAGGCAGCAGGCCTTATTAAAGAGGAAGATATCAAGCAAAACGCTGTGGAGCTCGTCGAGCAAAATGGTATTGTCTTTCTAGACGAGATCGACAAAGTCTGCAAACGAGCCGATGCAGGTGGTGCGGATGTTTCCCGTGAAGGCGTACAAAGGGATCTATTACCACTCATCGAAGGCAGCACGGTCAATACAAAATATGGCATGGTAAAAACAGATCATATTTTATTTATTGCCTCGGGCGCTTTCCATTTAGCACGCCCTTCAGACTTAATTCCTGAGCTTCAGGGACGTTTACCTATCCGCGTTGAATTAAGCGCGCTCACACCTGAAGATTTTCGCCGTATATTGACAGAACCCAGTGCTTCACTCACTGCGCAATATACCGCACTATTGAAGACTGAAGGCGTTGATGTCAGCTTTACGGATGATGGCATTGCACGTATTGCGGAACTCGCTTTCCAAGTTAACGAGAGTACCGAGAATATTGGCGCACGCCGCTTGCACACCATGATGGAGCGTTTGCTGGAAGATCTTTCCTATCACGCCTCTGACGAAGCGGGCAAACAGATCATTATTGATACGGACTATGTAAACTCCCAGTTAGGCGAACTCAGTCAGGATGAAGATCTCAGTCACTACATTCTGTAA
- the hslV gene encoding ATP-dependent protease subunit HslV, translating into MTTIVSVRRGDQIVVGGDGQVSLGNTVMKGTARKVNCLQKHKVITGFAGSTADAITLRDLFEQQLDKHQGNIVNAVIHLAREWRSDRVLRRLEALMLVANEEKTYLLSGTGDVIEPEDGVIAIGSGGNYAQAAAKALLENTDFSAKEIVEKSLNIAADICVFTNHNLTIETLPSKV; encoded by the coding sequence ATGACAACAATTGTATCAGTACGCCGTGGTGATCAGATCGTCGTTGGCGGTGACGGTCAAGTTTCCCTAGGCAACACCGTCATGAAGGGCACCGCCCGCAAAGTAAATTGTCTGCAAAAACATAAAGTTATCACAGGCTTCGCCGGCAGTACCGCTGACGCTATTACCCTACGAGATCTCTTTGAACAACAACTGGATAAGCACCAGGGCAATATTGTTAATGCAGTTATCCACCTCGCAAGGGAGTGGCGAAGTGATCGCGTTTTACGCCGCCTAGAAGCTCTGATGTTAGTTGCCAATGAAGAGAAAACCTATCTACTCTCTGGCACCGGCGATGTCATCGAGCCGGAAGATGGCGTTATCGCAATTGGCTCTGGGGGTAACTATGCTCAAGCAGCCGCGAAAGCCTTACTCGAAAATACTGATTTCAGCGCCAAAGAGATTGTTGAGAAGAGCCTGAATATCGCAGCTGATATTTGTGTATTTACCAACCACAATCTCACTATCGAAACCTTGCCATCCAAAGTGTAA
- the rpmE gene encoding 50S ribosomal protein L31: MKADIHPKYEGVTVTCSCGNEMKIRSTMSNDMHVDVCSQCHPFYTGKQKEATSGGRIDRFNKRFGGIGTKSA; the protein is encoded by the coding sequence ATGAAAGCGGATATCCATCCTAAGTATGAAGGCGTTACCGTTACGTGTTCTTGCGGTAATGAAATGAAAATACGTTCTACTATGTCTAACGATATGCACGTCGACGTATGTAGCCAGTGCCACCCTTTCTATACTGGTAAACAGAAAGAAGCGACTTCTGGTGGCCGTATTGATCGATTCAACAAGCGTTTTGGTGGTATCGGTACCAAATCTGCTTAA
- a CDS encoding thermonuclease family protein translates to MLRHSFKKALIASAFFVSGLGINDAQAKCSFPSQSERVSVRQVLDGDTLLLSDRRRVRLIGINTPELDDDGDLQRWAHQAKTVLEAWVADSEGDVVIYPGLEKRDAYGRMLAYVSDLNGVDLAERLLKKGLAFSIAMAPEVRKKRCYFSAEQAARKARLGVWGDKLTRVRDLKEGGFSLLKGMVSHQWRLKTVDVLVLDNKLAVVFKRIRLPVNMLGQTVEVRGWVVTRSFKRDRLSFPYTIYLNDRDNLLLIEQD, encoded by the coding sequence ATGCTAAGGCATTCTTTCAAAAAGGCACTCATAGCGAGTGCCTTTTTTGTCTCTGGGCTAGGCATCAATGATGCTCAGGCCAAATGTTCATTTCCTTCTCAATCAGAGCGTGTTTCCGTTCGACAGGTGCTAGATGGTGATACATTGCTGCTATCTGATCGCCGCCGTGTGCGTTTGATCGGTATTAATACTCCTGAGCTAGACGATGACGGTGATTTGCAGCGGTGGGCCCATCAAGCTAAAACGGTTCTTGAGGCATGGGTGGCTGATAGCGAAGGGGATGTTGTTATCTACCCTGGTTTGGAGAAACGAGATGCTTATGGGCGGATGCTTGCTTATGTGTCAGATCTCAATGGCGTGGATCTGGCTGAGCGTCTGCTAAAGAAGGGGTTAGCTTTTTCAATTGCGATGGCTCCTGAAGTCAGAAAGAAGCGTTGTTATTTTTCAGCGGAGCAGGCGGCTCGTAAAGCGCGGTTGGGGGTCTGGGGTGATAAGCTGACGCGGGTCCGAGATCTGAAGGAAGGGGGTTTTTCCCTCTTGAAAGGGATGGTGAGTCATCAATGGCGTTTGAAAACGGTTGATGTGTTGGTTCTGGATAATAAGCTGGCAGTTGTTTTTAAGCGTATAAGGTTGCCAGTTAACATGCTCGGCCAGACAGTCGAAGTTCGCGGTTGGGTTGTTACGCGTTCATTTAAAAGAGATCGGCTTTCTTTTCCTTACACGATCTATCTGAATGATCGTGATAATTTATTGCTCATAGAGCAGGATTGA
- the argS gene encoding arginine--tRNA ligase, producing the protein MKQHIADLISAAIKTLSDNGTLAADTQPQIMVENTRDKTHGDFASNIALTLAKAARRNPRELAQLIVDALPESDTLEKTEIAGPGFINFFVTQASTAAVVAQILAQKDKFGRGLAKETARTQVEFVSANPTGPLHVGHGRGAAYGASVADLLEAAGVPVEREYYVNDAGRQMNILATSVWLRYLEQAGNGITFPSNGYKGDYIYDIAAAVRNNHSDAFNHSPEDVMLDIPADEPAGGDKEIHIDALIERAKALLGEAGYAIFFDAALDSILTDIRDDLSEFGVTYQEWFSERSLTTNGDVDSALNKLQENGYLFEEEGNLWFRSTDFGDDKDRVVRRANGQTTYFASDIAYLMNKFERGFDKVLYIWGADHHGYIARMKAACQALGYDPERLLVRLVQFAILYRGEERVQMSTRSGSFVTLRELREEVSNDACRFFYVTRKADQHMDFDLELAKSQSKDNPVYYIQYAHARVCSVQRKLAEQGWAWDREAGLANLDKLDTEYEKDLIAKLSKYPEILTHSALNYEPHQLANYLRELANDFHSYYNANKMLIEEADLRNARVTLSEAARQVIYNGLTLLGVSAPEQM; encoded by the coding sequence ATGAAACAGCATATTGCAGATCTGATCAGTGCAGCGATTAAAACACTGAGCGACAACGGCACGCTGGCTGCCGATACACAACCGCAGATCATGGTGGAGAACACCCGTGATAAAACCCACGGTGACTTTGCTTCAAACATCGCCCTTACTTTGGCAAAAGCGGCCCGACGAAACCCTCGTGAATTAGCGCAGTTGATTGTAGATGCACTCCCGGAGTCAGACACCTTAGAAAAAACCGAAATCGCAGGACCCGGGTTTATTAACTTCTTTGTTACACAAGCGTCAACCGCAGCTGTTGTTGCGCAGATATTGGCGCAAAAAGACAAATTCGGCCGTGGCCTTGCTAAAGAAACAGCAAGAACACAGGTGGAATTTGTTTCTGCCAACCCGACAGGTCCATTGCATGTTGGCCACGGGCGCGGTGCGGCTTATGGTGCCTCTGTGGCCGATTTACTGGAAGCGGCAGGCGTACCTGTTGAACGTGAGTACTATGTCAATGACGCTGGCCGTCAAATGAATATTCTTGCCACCAGTGTATGGCTTCGCTATCTCGAACAAGCAGGTAACGGTATCACCTTCCCTAGCAACGGCTATAAAGGCGACTATATTTACGACATTGCTGCAGCGGTCCGCAACAACCACAGCGATGCGTTTAACCACTCCCCTGAGGACGTAATGCTAGATATTCCTGCTGACGAACCAGCAGGGGGCGATAAAGAAATACACATTGATGCGCTGATCGAACGTGCAAAAGCGTTACTGGGCGAAGCAGGTTACGCCATCTTCTTTGATGCAGCACTCGACTCCATCTTAACGGATATTCGTGATGACCTGTCTGAGTTCGGCGTCACCTATCAGGAATGGTTTTCAGAACGCAGCCTAACCACCAACGGCGATGTTGATAGCGCACTGAACAAGCTACAAGAAAATGGCTATCTATTCGAAGAGGAAGGCAACCTTTGGTTCCGATCCACTGACTTTGGCGATGATAAAGATCGTGTGGTCCGAAGAGCTAATGGCCAAACCACCTATTTTGCCTCAGACATCGCTTATTTAATGAACAAATTTGAGCGTGGTTTTGACAAAGTACTCTACATTTGGGGCGCGGATCACCATGGCTACATCGCCCGCATGAAAGCAGCCTGCCAAGCATTGGGCTATGATCCAGAAAGACTTCTCGTGCGTTTGGTACAATTTGCCATCCTGTACCGCGGCGAAGAGCGCGTTCAAATGTCCACCCGTTCAGGCTCTTTCGTAACGCTACGCGAACTTCGTGAAGAGGTCAGCAATGATGCCTGCCGCTTCTTCTATGTGACCCGCAAAGCCGATCAACATATGGACTTCGACCTAGAGCTGGCCAAGTCACAGTCAAAAGATAACCCCGTCTATTATATCCAGTACGCTCACGCTCGCGTCTGTTCGGTACAGCGCAAACTTGCAGAGCAAGGCTGGGCTTGGGATCGTGAAGCAGGACTGGCCAATCTAGATAAACTAGACACGGAATATGAGAAAGACCTCATAGCCAAACTATCTAAATACCCAGAAATACTCACTCACTCAGCACTTAACTATGAGCCCCACCAGTTGGCAAACTACCTTCGTGAGTTAGCGAATGACTTCCATTCATATTATAACGCGAACAAAATGCTTATTGAGGAAGCCGACTTGCGCAATGCCCGAGTTACATTGAGCGAAGCCGCTCGACAAGTTATCTATAACGGCCTGACACTCTTAGGCGTCAGCGCGCCTGAGCAGATGTAA
- a CDS encoding gamma-butyrobetaine hydroxylase-like domain-containing protein, whose protein sequence is MVPDNIKLHKKSRTLELVYPDGSFELSAEFLRVHSPSAEVRGHGIGNGVLQTGKKFVAINSLEPAGNYALKIFFSDGHDSGLFTWSYLRELCTHQTSYWERYLAKLAEAGESRDEGLIGKF, encoded by the coding sequence ATGGTTCCTGATAATATCAAACTACACAAAAAATCCCGCACCTTAGAGCTGGTGTATCCTGATGGCAGTTTTGAATTAAGCGCCGAGTTTTTGCGTGTCCACTCTCCTTCTGCCGAAGTTAGAGGGCATGGAATTGGCAACGGCGTATTACAGACCGGTAAAAAATTCGTCGCCATCAATAGCTTGGAGCCGGCAGGTAATTATGCTCTAAAGATCTTTTTCAGTGATGGCCACGACAGTGGACTTTTCACATGGAGCTATCTACGAGAGCTTTGCACACACCAAACGTCGTACTGGGAACGCTACCTAGCAAAACTGGCCGAGGCAGGAGAAAGCCGAGACGAAGGCCTGATCGGTAAGTTCTAA